CATTGGTGTCCTGAGGGAGGCACAAGCAGAGGTGGGAGGAATCACTGGATTATTTCAGAGGGAATTAGGGCTagagaaagaacaaagctgTGCTGTCCAGTGTGAGACAGGTGAACTGTGTGACTGTTCTCATTCTGCCTGAAACGATCTTCCACTGATTTTCCACTAGGAGCCAGACAGCTCCTAGACTATAACATGGAGAGCTATGTTAAATAAATGGCATGGCTTCATTTTCCTTAACAGGTctattcagtttttattttgtggggCTAAGAATTTTTTCACATCTCTTTTACTGAGGTGTGTTTGTAGGATCGATCCAAGGTTAGGTAGTGTGAGCCCTCACTATCACCTTTGGGTAATACTCTGTGGGTTAGCCTttgaaaatctgcatttctaCTCAGAAAAGTGCAATGAATTGAAATGGTTTTAGTTCAGCTTGCAGGCTGAACTACTAGTGCCAATTGTCAGGGGTGGAAGGCGGCTGTGACGCACACAGGAGCTAGTGAGAGCAGAGCTCTGTCACAGACTGGATTGGAAGGGCCTTgcagcccatccagtgccacccctgccacgggcaggggcATCTTCCGCTATCCCAGATGGTTctgagccctgtccagcctggctttggacacttgcaggggtgaggcagccacagcttcctgGGGtggcctgtgccagggctcacagcctcacagggaagaatgcCTAATATCTCATCTCCCCTGCCCTCAGTCCATGGGAAGCCGGTCCCCCTTGTTCCATCACTCCGAGCTTTTGTGAAAAGACATCCAAGGGGTAAGCAGTGGACTTTTTCCCCAGCGTTTGTTTCTCTCCCATTGGCAGGCTCCAGGAGGCCACGAGCTGAGCTGTGATTACTGGGAGCTCATCGGCCTGGCCCCAGCAGGAGGGGCTGACAATCTGCTCAACGAGGACTCAGAGGTGGATGTGCAGCTCAACAACAGGCACATGATGATTCGAGGTGAGAACATGTCCAAAATCTTCAAGGTGCGCTCCATGGTCGTGCAGGCCTTCAGGGATCACTTCTTTGCCAACGGATATTATGAAGTAAGTGTGTGTGTTCCCTGGTCAGCAGGTGACTGCTCTAGTGCCCTGGCTCATCCATGTCCTCAGTTCTTCACCCAAGCAGTGACAGCCCTGTTCTCCTGCAGGTCACGCCACCAACCTTAGTGCAGACCCAGGTGGAGGGAGGCTCCACCCTGTTCAAGCTGGATTACTTCGGTGAAGAGGCATACCTGACCCAGTCATCCCAGCTCTACCTGGAGACCTGCCTACCAGCTCTGGGAGATGTCTTCTGTATTGCTCAGTCCTACAGAGCTGAGCAGTCCAGGACCCGCAGGCACCTGGCAGAGTATGGACAGTTGtccttgtttctttttaaacagtTAAATTTCCTTTACAGTGCGGGAGTaaaatgtgtgtgtttgggTTGTGGGTTTTTAGATGAGTTCGTTTCATTGCTAAAAATCTGTTGTTTGTATATGGCTTTGTTTCAGGTACACTCACATTGAAGCTGAATGTCCTTTTATAAGTTTTGAGGATTTGTTGGACCGTCTGGAGAATCTGGTGTGTGATGTCGTAGACAGAGTCTTGAAATCACCTGCAGCAACCTTACTGTACGACCTCAACCCGGTAGGCAGCAATGGCAATAGCCAAGAAAATAGGATCTTAAGCCTTTCCTACTCAGCACATTCTTTTGGGAGATGCAGGGCATGGCAGTGAGCTTACTTACTATTTGTAATGGCAAGAAGAATATTAAACAtaataagaatgaaaaaacTGCAAGGCTGATAAAGACCAAAACAGGGAACTGTGGGGGAAGATATTCCCTGACAGTGTGCTCCAGAAGCCAGCAGTGTGCCAGGATTTATGGGAGTGTCTGCTGTGCCAGTGGAATAAAACCCTCCATCCCAGAGATCGGATATTGACTGGCTGGTACTTGCTGATGGAGCGTGAGGGAGCAATGAAACAAGTGGTGTTTCAGTTCCTCCCCTGGGACATGGAGCCCTAAAGCTCTGGAAATACTTCCTATCTTTCCTCCTAGGTGATCTATGAGATTTACTGGGCTTGAGATGGTTATGTTTGTTTCTAGCTTTGTAGTACAGAGCTTGATTTGTTCATTTAAGTGATAATTTGATGATCTGGGAGGTGGGAAAGGTCATGTGCTGATCAGCTAGAAAAATACTCCTTTTAAAATGGTGCTCCTCCACCTGTCTGTGCTCTTATCCACAGGGTTTCCAGCCCCCCAGACGTCCCTTTCGACGCATGAACTATGCTGAAGCCATCGAGTGGCTGAAGGAACATGATGTGAAGAAGGAAGACGGCACTTACTATGAGTTTGGGGAGGTATGTCCTGCTGGGACCTGGAGTAATGCAGCTGTGGGTTGTGATTTGATCTGATGCCCTTTAACATTAACCTGTGTTGTCACCTGTCATCAATTCCCTGGCCACACTTCTCCAGCATGTGCGACACTTTGTTTGAAGGAGCTCAGGAGAACTTGACAGCCTagccaggattttttttcccctcggCTTTCTGTCTTATATATTGGGGAGACTTAGATTTTAattgaacaattttttttccccccagacaTGTGggttattatttcttctaaaataaGTTTGTTTTAAGAATTTAGGTACATTAGGATGAAAGTGTGGACATGAGCAGTCTGAAACTGTCCTGTTTCATGCCTGCTTCACGTGGGACTTGGGTATGGGTATGGTTTTGGCGCTGAGTATGAATAAAGCCTGCTCTAACCCTAGGACATTCCTGAAGCTCCTGAGAGACTGATGACAGACACCATTAACGAGCCCATTCTGCTGTGCCGGTTCCCTGCAGAGATCAAGTCTTTCTACATGCAGCGCTGCAGCGACGACTCGCGCCTCACCGAGTCTGTGAGTCATTTTACCTGCTGGGGTAGCTTGGAGCAGTGCGGACGTTGGAGGGCACGAGTGCTGTGGGAAACATCTTGGGGAATCCTTGCCAGGCTTTGCTCCGGGTGCCTTGGCACGACTGTCTCGGGCTGTGCGCGTTCCCTGTGCGGCAGCATTGCCGTAATTGGGCCGTGCTGTGTGCGCTGCAGGTGGATGTGCTGATGCCCAACGTGGGCGAGATCGTTGGCGGCTCCATGCGCACTTGGGACAGCGAGGAGCTGCTCGAGGGCTACAAGAGAGAGGGCATCGATCCCACGCCCTACTACTGGTACACGGATCAGGTCAGTACAGCAGCCATGCTGCAGGGCTCAGACGGGAGCTGGGGCTTCTCCCCTCTTACAGGGGTTGGCAGCTTTTGTTTCTGGTGGTATTACTGCAGCTACAAATTGCTAGAAAATGTGTAATACCCCCTCCCTGgatttcacagagaaaatacgGTACGTGCCCTCATGGAGGATACGGTTTGGGATTGGAGCGGTTCCTGACCTGGATTCTGAACAGACACCATATCCGAGATGTCTGTCTCTATCCACGCTTTGTCCAGCGCTGCAAACCTTAGTCGTCCTTGGGAAAAATTCCTGGAAAACTGAGCAGCTGATGCTTGGGAAAGAATGATACACGCTGCTGTACTACAGCCTGTCTGACAACAAGACTTCCTGCAACCTGTTGCTAATTCAAATACCACTTTAGGAtgtgaaaaggaaacaaacaaaacttctttttttaaaacaaaatactaGTAATTAACTGGAAAAAGCCTTGGAAAAATTGTTTAGGTGCATTTATGCTCTTGAGTCATCACAAAACAAAGATCTTGATAAGCTGGCATTTAGAAAACAAGATACACTTCTGCTTTTAAATTCTGTGACTTAAAATATGCTGGGCATTTgatcattttatttttaaatttgctttaattttaatCACTTTTCTCTTGGGGTTTCTGTTGGGGAAGTCAGGAGTTCAAGCTCCTGAAATTCCCTAAGAGCACCCTGTGAGAATGTTACGGAGAGGCATGAACAAAGGGTAAAAATGGGAATAAGTATCTTGAGCACTGCACGGTTTTAGTTCCTGCTGATTTTAATGGGGGTTCTCTGAGTTGATTCAGTAGCAGGGTGTGTAGTACAGTGCACAGAACTCCACTGTGGGAGAGGTGGGTTGGGTctggggctttggggtttttttcagattatttattgctcagcagggctgaggctggCAAGGTAGGCTTTGCTCCCTTTCCCAAGAGCTGTGGATGCAGCGCTGCCGTGGGTCCATGTACACCCAGCTGGATGTGTCTGATGGCTCCTGGGCATGGGGGGTTGTGGTGCCTTTTGCTCCCTGTTTGCAACCAGAAATGAGTGACTGAGACCCGGAGGAACGTAACTGAAACACACTGGGTTTTCAGactgcagtcccagcagtgctttCCCATGTCACGCTGAAGTGTGTTCATCGAGCAgctccctctccctgtgctACTGCAGCTGAGCAGCTTCCCTGACTGTAAGGAACTTATCAAATAGggataatgaaatatttcatgtgTTGAGTCATCGGTATCGTTTCTATTCGTAAAGCAATTCCTTTACCAGAGAGAAAAGTAAAGGTAGGTGCATCATTTACCACCTGCACTGAGGTTTGAGCTGGATTTGCCATTCACTCCTGGAATTGTTGAGCTGTGGATACCTACATTTTTGTAATAAGTGATTGGTTTTATTCGTCTGCATGTTATATAAACTGGTCTAAATCAGCAACCAATAAATTATGGCAACAGAAGCTGGTGTGCAAGATAATACTTGACATTAATGCCTGTTCTTTTACTGAGTCTGTGGAGCTTGCTGCTTGATACAGTGTGGACAAAAAcccaggaaaagggaattttcaaGTGCAGTAAACATATCCCAAGAACTATTGtgagctttttttccctttccaaacAAAATCCCCACTAATTAACTTAAAAGCATGAATTTTTCTAATTTGGAGggaccacttcagctgcccagTGAAATGTGCTGGAGAGAAACAATGTGGTGCTGACTGAGgttgcagaggcagcagtgctgagggGAGCAGCCTGGACTTCTGGCACCAGGTAAAGACTTTATAAAATACTTTCCTTTTAGTGCCTGAAGTGATGGGAAGGGAGAAGTGTCAGGAAAATAGGCTTCTTGAAAAACATCCCGTGTTTGGGGCAAGTTCTCAGTCCTTAAACCTGAcagggctgagctgctttgTAAAGGTTAAAGGCCTCCTTATCAGGGGAGCTGCTAGAGAAAGGGCTGGGGACTTAAGAAGTGCTCATGGAAGAGGCAGATCAGATAAGGAGCTTAAAAGGTGACCCGGATGAAAGATGCTGTGGAACTTACCAGAGGCTGCTGTGCAACTCCCAACAGGAGCTGGTGCAGAGAGGTGGGGTGGGGTCTGGGAaggatgctgcagctgcttggAGCACAAGAGaacctgccttttttttttttttttattattagaaagagaaaaacctgcagaagagaaaaaaatgtgtaatCAGAACTTGAGTCTCCTCATCCtcactttcattttctttcacagtgttTCCAGGCAGATCGGTTAAATGGATTAGGAACTGGTAAActgggctgccagcactggTTTCAGGACCTTTCAGCCATGTCCCTGGCTTTGGCATAACTATCCTTTAGCTTTGATTAGATTACTACTCCTTACATGCactattttatatttatctGTGTTAAATATTACCTGGCCCCGCTTTGTAAGGCACTTCTGAGGAGAACACGGTTCTGCCAGCCTTTGTCACCAAGAGCTGGCTCTGCCCTTGGCCTGCTGAGACGGGGATGCAAGCCACCCACATGTGCAGGGTAAGCGCTGTGGTGTTTGTTCCTTTGTGTTTAAATCGCAGTATTATTATCGTAGAATCATCAAGTGCAACCACCAACCGAGCACTACCTCTGGAATTCCTAAACCACCAAACCGCATCACCCAGTGCCAGATGCAGATACCTTtgaaacacctccagggatggtgactccgccacctccctgggcaactgTCTCCAGTGCCTGAATTCCAGAGGCTGAATTCCTACCCGGAATGGAGGTTACCAGGTGAGCTCCGTGCTCCTGCACCAATTGTGTGACGGGGTGCAGAACCGAACCCTCATCTCTCATGAGGCGCGTGCTGAGAAAGTCCCCAACATTTTTTAtcatttaaagcattttttaaagcgttttaaataacatttaaaatctctttttataAGATTTTGTAGTTTTAAAACTTTTAGCAGTTTAGAGCGTCACTTCAAAGCGGGGATCACTTGCCTTCACTCCGTAGGAGTCCCCGGGGGCTGCGGAGGCGGGGGTCCAGGGCAGCGCCGCTTGCGGGACACCGCCGCAGGACCGCccccggtgccggggcggtACCGGGGCGGTACCGGGGCGGTACCGGGGCGGTACCGGGGCGGTACCGGGGGCGGTGTGAGGCGAGGGGCGGTGGCAGCGCTGTCTGAGGGAATGCGGGCGGCCAAGatggccgccgccgccgccgccgccgggcgtCACCGTGAGTGTGAGGGCGCCGCCGCGATGGCGGGAacggggggcgggggcggcgggcggcctGAAGGCCGACCGGACACCGCGGGGACCGcgcgggcgggagcgcggcggcgccgccgccggccccgcgttACACAACGCCCGAGAGGCGCCTTTCATAACGCTGACGGCGCTGGGGCCGTGCgaccggcggggccggcgggcttaccggggctgcgggagggcCGCGCGCGGTGATGGCGGCTTCCCGCCGCTGCGCTGAGGGCGCTGCGCTGAGGGCTCTGAGGGCGCTGCGCTGAGGGCGCTGAGGGCGctgcgctgcgggcgctgcgctgcgggcgctgcgctgcgggcgctgcgctgcgggcgctgcgctgAGGGCTCTGCGCTGAGGGCTCTGAGGGCGCTGCGCTGAGGGCGctgcgctgcgggcgctgcgctgAGGGCGCTGCGCTGAGGGCTCTGAGGGCGTTACGCTGAGGGCGCTGCGCTGAGGGCGCTGCGCTGAGGGCGCTGCGCTGAGGGCGCTGCGCTGAGGGCGCTGCCAGCGGAGCGCGCGCGCCCCTGCTCCGCCAGCCCGGCCGCGGCGCTTCTAAAACATAGGAGAGAACGCTTTTACCGATGCTCCATCCAGCTGGGATCATCCTCCTTGCGTGTCTCGTTCTGCACTGTGTCTGCCCTTCATGATGCAGGTGGAAACGTGCCATAAACCTCACTCTAAGTCAGACAGTGGCAGAATGTCCTGAGTTGGGAGGGACTCCTGGTCATTGatcaactcctggccctgcacaggacaccccagcaATCTTATCCTGTGCCCGAGAGTGTTATCCaagtgctcctggagctctggcagccttggggctgtgactgttccctggggagccttgtcAGTGCCCAGCCACACTCTGGGCCAAGAACAAAAGTTCTTACAATGCAGAAGTATCAATGCAGCCATTgaaactttcttttttattgttctcTGTAATTGGCATATAGTGCCAGCACCTCAGAAAGTAATAACCCAAGAACTGGAAGTAAAAAAGGATTATTTGAAAAGGACCTTTCAGGCATCAGCGATGCTTGAAGTGCTTTAGTTTGCAGCCTTTTGTATCAGTGCAGACGCAGGCATCCACAGCTACGCACTCGTAATCCCGAGTAAGAG
Above is a window of Lonchura striata isolate bLonStr1 chromosome Z, bLonStr1.mat, whole genome shotgun sequence DNA encoding:
- the NARS1 gene encoding asparagine--tRNA ligase, cytoplasmic; amino-acid sequence: MAGDVLGRTAALTLEELYVSEREGNDSTGDGTQKKPFKTVLKALMTAGKEPFPTIYVDSQKENERWAIISKSQMKNVKKLWHREQMKNEAKEKKEAEDLLRREKNLEEAKKVVIKNDPSLPEPTCVKIKALEAYRGQRVKIFGWIHRLRRQGKNLMFIVLRDGTGFLQCVLSDELCQCYNGLVLSTESSVVVYGTLNLLPQGKQAPGGHELSCDYWELIGLAPAGGADNLLNEDSEVDVQLNNRHMMIRGENMSKIFKVRSMVVQAFRDHFFANGYYEVTPPTLVQTQVEGGSTLFKLDYFGEEAYLTQSSQLYLETCLPALGDVFCIAQSYRAEQSRTRRHLAEYTHIEAECPFISFEDLLDRLENLVCDVVDRVLKSPAATLLYDLNPGFQPPRRPFRRMNYAEAIEWLKEHDVKKEDGTYYEFGEDIPEAPERLMTDTINEPILLCRFPAEIKSFYMQRCSDDSRLTESVDVLMPNVGEIVGGSMRTWDSEELLEGYKREGIDPTPYYWYTDQRKYGTCPHGGYGLGLERFLTWILNRHHIRDVCLYPRFVQRCKP